In Desulfomicrobium macestii, the DNA window GGGCACAGCTATGGGCACGAGAAATCGTGCCCATAACTATTTGTTTTAGAGTTTTTGGGCACACTTGATGTTTACATCTAGATCTTTATTGGGCACGATTTCAGGCAAGAGACCCAAATTTCAATGCCGGAGACATCAATGAATGGACGCCACGTCGGATATGTTAGGGTGAGCACCCACGAGCAGAATACAGTCCGCCAACTGGCCGATTGCAAGGTCAATTTCTGGAAGGTCTATGAAGAGAAGGCTTCCGGTAAAAACACTGACAGGCCTGAGCTTCAGGACTGTCAGAAGTGGCTCAGTTTGTTTGAACAGATTCGCCTGATTTTTAGGTGGAATCTCCGCCATTCTTACATCGCCATTTTTACCTGGGGCATCTGTTC includes these proteins:
- a CDS encoding recombinase family protein, whose protein sequence is MNGRHVGYVRVSTHEQNTVRQLADCKVNFWKVYEEKASGKNTDRPELQDCQKWLSLFEQIRLIFRWNLRHSYIAIFTWGICS